From Quercus lobata isolate SW786 chromosome 11, ValleyOak3.0 Primary Assembly, whole genome shotgun sequence:
TGTGTTTTCTATGATATTTGTTTATCTCTTGACTGTATTTGGATTTTGATTGTCTGGTGTCTTCATTGTATGTTTTTTCGGAGATTATTCTCTGATCTACTCTATGACAACATTGGGTAATTATTGTCTCTCATTGTCATTTTCTGGACATTTCCATCTAGTTCTTAGGGTTTTCTTCATTATCCATATTTTGaaactaacccactgctaataatgtCTCTTGGATTGTGTTCCTTCTTTTCCTATATTACATGATGAAGACTAGAAATGTCTtcattcaagaaagcagctgtgaaaggaggtagttccaacaGAAAGGAGCATGTCATTGATGTCGATGACTACTCACCTCAAACAAAAAGGACTCGTTCTTCATCAGGAGtgttcgatcccaacaagtttaGATCCTATGCTGCCTTTCAGactcatgagaattattttcGTAATGCTACACCATTACTGGAAAGACCTGTTGACCAATcgtcacttcatgacactgacattccaaaatggtttgctcacaaagattggaattaccttctctctgatctggatgaagcttatgagaatttggtaaagaaattttatgccaatgcaattgtggaaggagaagAACTCAAGTGCTAGGTTAGGAGAAAGAGTTTTtcagtctctcctgcatatttggcagagatccttcacatcaaccgGCCAATGCTTAACCACTCACCagtttatgatgatctttgtccAGATGAGGAACTTCTTAAGGATGGTCTTGGCCAAGACTTGGAATTCTCATCCCAATGGAAACTCAGTCAgcgtttcctctcttcctccgaaactgagagtgcttacaatagTGATATTTCACAACTTGTACCCCCTATccagcactgggtatatgaacctcagacgtgccttgtttcttcatgacctaatctctgatgtagagattgacatctgtgctcatatctttcatgttctgcacAAAACAGTTCTACGAACTGAGTCCCGAATATGTGTTCCTTTTTGCTGTATTATTTCAAGGATCTTAAAGCTCAAATGAATTTTCCCAATAGCAGATGAATCTCCTTGCCCAAAATCGAGTCCAATTAACATGCATACATTCAACGCAAGCATTGGTCATACTCGGAAGAGAGTCAAACCGGAAACTTCCACATCTCACAGTGGTTTGCATTTCAGCACTTTCTCCCTTAACGAAAAACTCGACCACATTGTGAcatctgtccacgagttgagtaccaagatgtctggactcacatctactctacaccatcacagcactcgatgggatatgaattTTACCTCCCtacaaactcaattggatcagatTCAGAGGAAGCTAGAAGAGGATAtgtagctattccatgacaaaaagggggagatgatgTCATAAGTGGAATACAATGAAAGGGGGAGATGATGTCATAAGCGGAATACAAtgaaagggggagtgatagcttgatcagagggggagaaaattacctaagggggagtgtttcTGCAAGCAGTTTCAATACTTTACTTTAAGTTGTTTTTCAATATAtaatgtgttttgtacccatgttgcttttataagcttttagggtttattttctttatctgTAAGCTTTATGGTTTATACCATGCTTTATGAAGCCTTTatactttgtttaaatcagtacttctaactaaatgtcatgcattttcttgttaagtactgtcactcttgtgcccttgtaggattgttcctagatgcatatacttagtgtattgtGCATtagttgagtgttgaacatgcaagtgacttgcattgagcttgttagcttgtttgttcaagtgttcattccaagtgtgaatgagcattgtggtcattACCTTGTAGTGTTTGCTTGGTTGATCAAGTCATAGTTTGTTtattaactccatctttgcttaaTCACATATTGCCTGCTTCATAtgaatttcatgcttttctgcatacaatgatcatggtgtattgttgtgtttcaggagtttcatgttcatatgattcaagagcttcacagtttctagagttaggtgtgagtgagttttgctcaactgttcccaactcacatgttaagtctagagtctgttttagggttttgtcacggaatagccaaaaggggagattgtaaggttgaatttaatcaaccatcttgttgactttattacgtgccaaatttgcttgtaattcagcaactagtaaccctgtatttaggtgggattgttgtaagggtagtgagtgaggtagtgtgatgaaatgctcaagagtgtacaagaaaatagagactcgcgactggatcttacaggtgactcacggctgcaagccgccagaagatgcacacgtgccaagcatgctagaagttaaagtgtcatgctagctggagcacaacatgacaaaataggacaactggtcGGTCTGTTATCTCATGgctagatctcgcgactcagtcaagctgcgagccagccctgttttgaaaaacttgactcttcacattccattctcaccccagtataaatacccattatacccacgaaagaaagagagcttccagagagaattttgagagataaaccCTAGTGTtatacaagattgattcatccataatcttcacataagagactcttcaaattcctcaactctcttcctctccattgttaaacccttgagagatctttttaccaaaatcttttctcaccatatccattactgtgagagggctgtttgatgttctggaaagcagttaggaaggaaccaatctacattggttgatgctatggtcaagtagcggaatccgggaagctagaaaagaaataggttcggcgcaacctcgttggaacaaaaaacttggagggcttaggtacactgggtagattaggcttggagggtctattgctgtacatgtatcccaactacattttctagtggattacttatcgcttggagggcggcgaagaggttttatgccgagagttttgatttcctcttcgataacacatcgtgtgttgtccctgtgtttgcatcttccttcccttaatctttgccttttattttctgctgtggatgtgcttttaattggtttagattgtttaccaatgttgtttatagcttgtgttcattttccgcacactagttgtttgtcataaaacttgaattggttattttgttcttgggggtctaaacgttcaagggtgttttatacactatttgaactttcaatttttgtttttgatttttataaaacccaaacttttgaatattcatttttttaacgAACTAATTACAAGAAGATAAATTGTAACtaacacttttttattataaaggtaaattattttttgaataatattaaaaagcaaattaaggaaaatataaaattacatcATTTTGATTGGACTATGGCATCCTTTTTCATGAAATGGATGGGCAtattaaattgacaaaaaaatgtgaagttacaaaatgaaaataacattgACCAAATTTAAATggtgtaatttgtatttttccttattttatataccaaatattgtatatataaaaatccaatccaaaggttgtatgtatgtatatatgagcACATATATTAAGATCAACTTCAATCGATCGCAATGGTCTATTTAAAGTCATTATTCATACCTATTTAAGATAAGGTTATGTAGAGTTAGGAAAATTAGACTCAGGCTCAATAACTCGCCCTAAATCCAAACGTAATAAGGTATGGGTAATAGGAGTAACACCCAATTTTATCCCAATAAGCTTTTTACTTGTACCCAGTTTTGACCCGACCTAGTAGGATCAAACTCGTACCCGACCCAATCCACACATCAAgcctttattattaaaattttaatttaattttttatcaactcATTTTCAATATACATATGAATGATAAagttatattaaattttctaaattgtAGATGAAAATAGTAATGACATTACTTGTCAACAAAACAAGCAAttctaaatataaaatgttttcaatGTCCAATTTACTACCAACATTAActaattttttcttgaattcattATAGATTTTCTTCccaattatttacatttttctttacATAACATATTATATTACTTTTTACTATCAAACAACTCAAAATTATAGAGCACCTTGGCCCAAACACCATCCAAACCTGATGAACATTTCCTAACTAAAGGATTCCTGAACATAGCCATGAAAAATCATAGTATCTACACCTAAGTTTGACCTTGATACTTGGGAAATCTTTCAATTTGTTAAGAATTTAGCGTTTCCTAAAAGAATTTATTGGAAATTAACTTGATTTGAGGTAGTCAccttctaaaaaattaataaatagaaaatacGTTGACTTTTTTTAAGGTAATCATCCTTCAAGAGAaatattaagagagaaaaaagaaaaaagaaaaaaaagccaaatGCAACAAATTGATTTATTATACAAGATATCCCAAATGGTGGTTACATGTCACTATGTATTCAATTCAAGCTCTAATCTAATTGGCCACACACCTATGCCAAGATCTCTAACTAACACTATCCAAATCCCACCATAAGAATAACAATGACACTAGAATTACACATTTATTATAAGATTACAAAGAGATTCCTACCATGGTTCCATTAAACAATGGGTAGTGTACCCATCATccagaaaaaattcaaaaatacaaaGGAAAGGATACATCTCCCCTCATGGGAATCTCAAATAATAAGGAAGTTTCCTAAGTAGGTTGTGGACTTAAATTCACAGCCTAAGAATTAGTGTAAGTAGATCAAACGTAATAATTTCACATGAATTACAGAGATATCAAATCCCTAAAATGCATAAACAAGTACGTATAACACTAGAGCAGGCATGAAACAATAACCCCTAAATACTACTTTTATAGGCCTCAATTTCTAAAATCGATTCATTGATTTTAGCATCGAAAAGTCCACTGTTTGTCAAATCCCGAAGAGTATCTATTATCCTTACTCCATTTTGCAATTGTTTGCGAACCAAATTAGAGCATTGAtgcattatcaaaaaattttggagaatttagttttaacttttttttttttggcaaaatacATGAAAAGTCACAAAGTTTATACTATATTTCACATTACGtatcaagttttttattttgtcaattAGAGCCCTATGTTTATTAAATCATTTCAATTTAAATCTTCTatccttttttgtttctcattttcgttattttagataataatagaGCAGAGAAAAAGGAAACCCATAAATTAAACTCTACATTCCACTTAGTGCTTATTTAGAAATCAATTTGACAACTATTAAATAGAGAGATTAGAGAAAGAAAGTTGTGTTTAGAATCCGTTAGAATactgtttattttgctaaaaactaaaaacaataaaataataataaaaaagttactgttTATACTACGATTACTGTTCATTAACCTAAATGCACTGTTGAtggacatgaacagtgcaatagGCGctggttaaaaataaaaaataaaaaaaacaaaacaaaaaacgcAGATGCAGGGAGAGAGACGCACAAACCAAACACTCACTTAAAGTGATTATGTGATTgctagaaaaacaaaacaagttacCAAGGcagaacaaaaatatttataaatgatttttttttgtttttctttactcCATTATTGCTCAAAACAATGGAAATGAATAACAAAAATTGacaacaatttcaaattaaattgattttataagtataagactttttttttttgggttataagTATAAGACTTAAATTGACAAATTAAAACCTTAAAACCTCTAATTTGAAACAAAGTATAAATCATGGACATTTTAATGTAagttccctctctccctctccttttTTGTTACCATCATTGTGGAATATTCCCTCCGTCacacttttttgtattttctattccattttgagatgtctcaaaatattgtcctgtttctaaaaaatgaaagtcattaatttactaattcaatttttcgataaatttttttaaggataattttgaaaatttatacatttttaaaagataaacaagataataaatgatattcccttaaaaagtttaacttttcaaacaaaataaaaaaaaaaaatgagacaaaagaAGTATAATTTTggcaaaacttaaatataattcCTTATCCATAACCCTTAGACTTCCCAACTAAAGCACATGATTGAATTtattagaaaatccaaaaaattcacTTCCCAACTAATCACATGATTGAATTTattagaaaatctaaaaaatttcagaaaaatttATCATAGTACTACGTTTGTTTAGCAAAAGTCAAAGCTCAAGAAGACCgacctctctccctctctctctctctctctctcttactttccAATCACCAATAAAAGTACTCAAAACTTCTATAAAGCCTTAAAGGCCCTTCCAATTTCTTACACAGACTACACACTTATTGCAGCAGCAATTCTACAACTACGAAGTTACGTTTACCCATATCAGttctacaaaatgaccaaaacaccctCCTATCTAATGTGCAAATCCACTCATTCCCTACCAAACTTAAGCCCATTTCGGTCCATCTAAAAGTTCACCTCACACTTCCCAattcctctctcactcattTCCACTCACtgtccaaaaccaaaccaaaaaaaaaagagaaagagtttcgaattttagagagagagaaagagagaacgtttggtttagagagagagaatggacGGTAGTCCTTATAGAGCAGAGGCGGAGCGGTGGCTAAGCATAGCAGAGAGGCTCTTAACGGCGCGTGACCTACACGCGGCTAAAAGCTTTGCGATCAGAGCGCGTGACACTGAGCCCAGGTTCAGGATCGAGTTGGCTGAGCAAATTATTGCCGTGGCCGACACGGTCTTAGCCGGCGAGTCACGGATCGCTAATGGTCTGTACGATTGCTATGGGATACTTCAACTCGCTCGCTTGACTCAGAACCTCGAGCTCATCGCCGCTCGGTATCGGCAGCTCGCTTTGCTGCTCAACCCTGACCGGAACCGCCTTGCCTTCGCCGATCATGCTTTTAGGCTCGTCTCCGAGGCTTGGTCTGTGCTTTCGAACTCGTCGAAGAAAGCTGAGTACGATCACGCGCTCATTATCATCTCTCACTCCGCCGCGTCGGCCTCCGGCTCGACTCAGCAACTCCATTTCCACCCTCAGCCGCAACAACCGCCGCCTCCGCCGCCGCTTCAGCCGCAAGCGGTGAGGAGAAGCCCTAGAACGAAAGACGGAAGGTTGATAGTTGACGAAGAAAGACCGATTTTCCACAATGTCCCCGAGTCAACTCGGCATAGTGAACCGACTCGGGCGCAACCTCCTCCGCCTCCGCCGCCACGTCAGCCTTCTCCTTCCCCACCTCCGCCTCCGCCTCAGCCTCAGGCTCCTGCTCGGGCCGAGTCGGAAACGGAATCGGAATCGGGGAGTTTCTGGACGGCGTGTCCGTACTGTTACTTGCTCTTCGAGTACCCTAGGGTTTACGAAGAGTGTAGCCTTCGGTGCCAGAACTGTAAGAGAGCTTTCCAAGCGGTGGTGATACCGTCACCGCCTGTGACGAGTGACATTGATAAAGACAAAGAGAATTACTACTACTGTTGGGGTTTTTTCCCATTGGGTTTCTCTGATAAAGGCACAGGCGGGTCAGGTAAGTGGTCACCGATTACTCCTATGTTCACTTGTTCTTTAGAAGAAGCAACTGGGATTAAGACCCCAGCGAAACGGAAGCAGCCTACTAAGACTGGGCCATGGGTTTATTACGACGACCAGGAAGGTTTCGTCGCAATATCTGATTCGAGTGATGATAAtcaggatgatgatgatgatgatgatgatgagtgGCAGACTAGTAGGAGGAAGAGGAGATCAAAAAGAAGAGCCTCAGCTGCGGCCGCGAGGGCCATTAGAACTTCGAAAAAAGTGCAGCATGAGAGAGTAAAGAAGGCGAGTGGTGGTGGGGAGGTTTCGAATAATGTGAGTGTCACAGCGGATGGTGGTAGTGGAGGtagtggaggtggaggtggtggtggtggtggtggtgttggtggtggcgGGGGCGGCGGTGGGTTGAAGGGGGAGTCGAGTAAAGGGAAGAAGACGGCCGTAGTGGGTAGTGGTACGAGGAGGAGGGCGGGGGCCACAGAGTTGGGAAAGTTGGATTTGAATGTGGAGTTTAGTAATGAGGTGGAGGAGCCGGCTGCAGCCGGGGTTAGTGAAGGGAATGGGGCGGGGCATGGAGTGGAGGATAACATTGAAGGGATTGGATTTTTCGAGGGTCTCGATGAGTTTTTGAGTAGCTTGCCTATTCTTAAAGGTTAAGGCGTACTAGGTACTCGGTGAAGTAAGACTCGATCCTTtccttgttgttgttgttaatgttaATGTTGCTGCTGTTGTAGCTTCTTGTCGTTGTTGTGCTTTATTATGCTATGTAAAAGTATATTATGTAGATGTTCTCTGCATTTTGTTCAATGCTCCTCGCTTAAGTTAGTATTTTATATAATCTGCACCAATTTGCTGGTAGTTTAGTCTTTTAACTGATGAAAAGAGGATTGATTTCTCCTATGGAAGACTAAATGatttagtttttagtttaaatttggCTGCATGCTTAATCATATAAGGATCTGGCTTCGATTGCTTTCTCCAAAAGTTATGCATGCTCCCAAAGTTGTTGCCATTTAATATGAGTGATACAAggatactataaattttttttttttttttaattttttttttttaatgttagcCTTACAATTGATGTGTCAAGTTTCAAACACAAgacaaaaagaaattaagaaatttatttatcatgTTGTTGATATGGCACCAATCGCAATCATTGCTATTGTCATATCAATTTGTGAGCATTTTGTAGTAACTAATAGcactttttgcattttcttataTAAAGATGGGTTTTCCTAATGGGATGTCCATATGTTGAGTTGAATTTAATGCTTTTGTTGTTTGATAAAAGAGTACACTTGTGGATATGCATCTATTGGTTTTCTTTTGTGTTCTGCATCACTTTCTTAATATATACTGGGATAGGTAGAGAGGATTGAATGCTCCTTAATGGCTGTTCTTAGCATACCCATTAGGAAAACCTTATGTGGTTCATTTTGATGGAAATATTTGATAGGAAGATTTggatttcagtttttagtttaaatGATTTGAATAAAGTATAGagctaaaaaaatttctattaatgAAATTCTTGAATAGATTTAACCATGGAATTGAAATGATtagttataataatttattccaaattcataacataaGAATGGAGTAAAATTGTCAATGCTCAAAGTCATCAACCATTATGTGTTATTAAATTTCCTTTTAGGAAATTTACATTGGAATTGTCTTTTAAATCCTTAAATTTAAATGCTTTGCATAaggaaatataatttattaCGAACCCTAATGTccaaacaaatttaataaagtaCACAGTCAATGaactctagctcaaatggtatTTCCCTgtttctccacaaaaaaaaaaaaaaaatggtatttccTTCTTCCATAAGAATATGGGCAGAGGGTGAGCTTGACAGTCAAAACTCACTaagtgcatgtgtaacttaacaaataaaaggaaaggttGTCACAGGAAGACAAAAGGCACAGTTTTTCAATTATGGGGTTGATATTAATATCAATTCCACATGAATTTTGCTATTATTAGTTGTTCTTTACTACGAAATGATTGAAGACATGAAGCCAGAAGCTAGGTGGGTATTCCCTAGAACTTGGTCCTGATTATTGATGCTTTTCTGTAGAAGAGTAGCTTGGGCCTGGTACAACTAATTTCTTAAGTTCAGTAAACAGGATTGTTTTGTGTGCTTGAGGCTGTGAGAGAGATTGTAGAGTTTACAACAAAGTAATATCTGTTGGACAATGACATTGAAGCAGAGGTCACTGGTTCGCATCTCCCACTCCCACCCTCCCTGCCCTCCCACGCCTCCTAGGGCCGAAACTCACTcgtcaaaacaaaaacaaaaaaaccctaaactcGAGAGTACTCTGTTTTGTTATGTACAATTGCAAGAATTGGAATAGGCGGTACAAAATTGTGACTCAAAAGGTATCATATCTTAAGCTAGTGGGAACAGAAGCTATTCTTTCTTGGAGGAATTTCTAATGACATGCAAAGCCGTCATGAATTAGACTGCTAATTAAACCTTATGCTTCGagtttatttcaattttgcAGTTCACTTGCCATTCTCCAGAGCCTGTACACCATCATCCTGAAGAAAAATTTCATTTAATCCTGATTCGGgcatatttcaaaaatctgaCTCATCATCCCATTTGCTTGTGTTCTGATTTGGTTATCTTGCAGGCTTTATGTTCTTGAAAAGTGAAATGTTCAGCAAGCAGAGAAGCAAATATTAGTCATCAAAGGATCTTGTGAATCCTATTCTCCCCCAGATTAGGTGACAATTGGAGTTCTTATATTCTTTATCTTGAGGcatttttcatttgatttttcttatcaataataaaatttagagcTGGTGCTGATCATATATAtaatggtttatttatttttatatttattttaagttccCTGTTTTGATGGTATATCCTTATGTTTCAAGCTGGAATTATGTGTAGAAGCCATTTGATCATTCTTTAAGTTTTGGTTCTATTGGCTTTTGATATCTTGAGAAACAGTGtaaaaatgtaaaggtgcaTTGGTGGGATTGAGGTCACTAAAAGTTGATTGTTAGAAGGGTGTTCCCCTTGCTTCAAAGTTGGCTTCTTATTATGTGCACTATGCTGCAATATGCGGAACAAAACATGCAGTCATAACTCCTCCTATAtccaacttttcttttttcccccctatTTGAGTCTTCCTCTCTCCAAGGGGGGTTGGTTTCTTCATTGTACTGGTTACTCTGCTTGATCAACCTAATTGTAAAAAGGGTGAAACTCTTATAATATGTTTGATTGTTTAGATCATCctctttgatatattttaagatgagggaaaattttggaaaatcaGTTTAAAAGAGGGGATGGCAGGCTGGGGATAGAATCACGCtcaaaacagaaaacaaatgAAATGAAAGGTGACTCTCTTGGTTTGTTTGTTAAGCTGTTTCTCATTATTTGTCACCTCATACAGGGTAGTCATTTTAGAATGGATATCTGTATAGAACTTACCAAAGGTGCTTTCTGTCTTTTGAATGTTATGGATCAGCTCTGTCATATAGAATGCATTTTTGGTTTGGACGGCAGGGATATGAATTCTGCATGCCACATTCTTTGTACTGTGGTATGAGAGGCATTGGTTTGTATTATTACTCTATTGTAAAATGTTATGAGCTTGTTTTGGAATGTGAGCTGACTGTATAATTTAGagcaataaatttatttgatgaaaattttcatcaaaatgCTCTggtttgttatttaattttgaaaacatggtTGTAAGAGTTAATGGTGtaaaataatacaatttattaaaccagttttctattttgtgtgtaattttttgtaattcttttagtTACAGAGTGCTCATCATCGTGAGGATGAAATAATCTATTCtattacttgtcaaaaaaaaaaaaaaggatttcttTTGACAAACTTAATATTTGTAGGACCAAATTGAATGTTACCCAATAGTTGGAGGACTAAATTCGtactttttacaaaaaatatctGTGTGCTGAAGTATACCATGGTTTTTTTGCGCATATCTTAGTGTCAATCAAAGCTGTATGAGTGCTCTCAGGCGAATACAGGCCAAATGCATTGAGGTTGATATCTTTAAGGGCATGAAGTAGGTCGGGCAATGGTGTTGTTATCAATAATACATGTTTAAGTTGTGTTCAACAATCACCTCAATGAGTTTGACCCAGTAAATTGATGTAATTTTCTGGATTCATCATTGGTACTGGCAACACTGCCAAATATTTCTCTTCCCTTGGTCGGCTCAAATGTACTTAATTTTGTGATGGCTTCTGTATGTTATTTTACTCTAATCGGTGGTTCCATTTTCTGTTTCATGTAGAAGCAGACTAGCTGTATATAAATTTTCTCTCTGATTAGAAGCCCTAAAGTTGCTAACCAGTTCTAAGCCAACTGAGGAACTAGTTGTGCAATAagatactctctctctctctctctctctctctctctctctctctgagacAAAATACTTAGACCTTTAGTTTTGAACTCTTCATGTCCATGATTCTTTTTTACTAAGACTAATGATTGGATTCAAGAATATAATTGGAGAACTTTTTGTTTTGCAATCCGTACTTAACCTCACATAGAGGGTAAATGGTAATTTTACCTTGGAAATAGGCATATTAATTCTAGTCATTAGATCTTTAATCCCATTTCATCAAAATGATTTTGATGTTGTGATTAAATTGGCTGGTCATAAGTCTTAATTGGACTttcagattgaaagttatcatcaaatcaagttttaatggtcaagatgcactatcacaaattaagtttgactatatgtgattatgagcAATTAATtccaattggttataattataatcaatttgggATTAATGatatgtcataatttgattagcTAAGATTACATCTTATGATAAGATAGCACACAATTAATTAAATAgtcaaacattaattatttaatgagtaatttgtgcaattggttttttaattagggtaaattttgaactaattaaGTTTAAAATGGAAGTAATTGGAGcttattaatgttaattggaaactaatttggaaccttttaatgttaattgtgtcaaaattattttctaacaaataacATCTGCTCACCATTTCGTTGATATccctcagaatattttgaatctgagTGAAGTTAAATTTTTCAGAAACTAAACATTCGAGACTTTAATTtaagcacaagaatgagacaattccgattagaattgagtaagatatgattttttaaactTGGCTCTGCAGACTGTTACAATAGTTATAGGAAAAACCGAATTTTGCTTGCTCATCACTCCTACCAATctctacatttaatgcaccagctTTCTCCAAAGTCTGAAATAGgatctaggttcatgattcatTTTGATCATTTGTCAAACCTCATTAAATGacattctattcatttttttttactacaacTATATAACCCCCCTCTTCTTCATTTCAAAGC
This genomic window contains:
- the LOC115968340 gene encoding uncharacterized protein LOC115968340, whose translation is MDGSPYRAEAERWLSIAERLLTARDLHAAKSFAIRARDTEPRFRIELAEQIIAVADTVLAGESRIANGLYDCYGILQLARLTQNLELIAARYRQLALLLNPDRNRLAFADHAFRLVSEAWSVLSNSSKKAEYDHALIIISHSAASASGSTQQLHFHPQPQQPPPPPPLQPQAVRRSPRTKDGRLIVDEERPIFHNVPESTRHSEPTRAQPPPPPPPRQPSPSPPPPPPQPQAPARAESETESESGSFWTACPYCYLLFEYPRVYEECSLRCQNCKRAFQAVVIPSPPVTSDIDKDKENYYYCWGFFPLGFSDKGTGGSGKWSPITPMFTCSLEEATGIKTPAKRKQPTKTGPWVYYDDQEGFVAISDSSDDNQDDDDDDDDEWQTSRRKRRSKRRASAAAARAIRTSKKVQHERVKKASGGGEVSNNVSVTADGGSGGSGGGGGGGGGGVGGGGGGGGLKGESSKGKKTAVVGSGTRRRAGATELGKLDLNVEFSNEVEEPAAAGVSEGNGAGHGVEDNIEGIGFFEGLDEFLSSLPILKG